Proteins encoded by one window of Oreochromis niloticus isolate F11D_XX linkage group LG17, O_niloticus_UMD_NMBU, whole genome shotgun sequence:
- the pmch gene encoding pro-MCH, with amino-acid sequence MISVYSVFLTLLLFTELSSHSVTVAMPATNAEGGITEEDGLGLILGDESISEPAVIPPVFRRRRIRDEDGNPTIIISDARLKGHSVRGLNPAFTRSLPLLADRSLSYTPAEYSVKIDRRDTDLDMLRCMIGRVYRPCWEA; translated from the exons ATGATCTCTGTCTACTCTGTCTTCTTAACTCTGCTGCTTTTCACTGAGCTGAGCAGCCACTCAGTCACCGTAGCCATGCCTGCAACTAATGCAGAGGGTGGTataacagaagaagacggcctgGGTTTGATACTGGGTGACGAGTCGATCTCTGAGCCCGCTGTGATCCCGCCGGTGTTCAGGCGGCGCCGAATCAGGGATGAAGATGGGAACCCAACAATCATCATCTCG GATGCAAGGCTGAAAGGGCACAGTGTTCGAGGGCTGAACCCGGCCTTCACTCGGAGCCTTCCTCTACTCGCAGATCGAAGCCTGAGCTACACTCCTGCCGAGTACAGCGTGAAGATAGATCGCAGAGATACCGACCTTGACA TGCTGCGATGTATGATTGGAAGAGTTTACCGGCCCTGCTGGGAAGCATGA